From the Clostridiales bacterium FE2011 genome, one window contains:
- a CDS encoding helix-turn-helix transcriptional regulator, translating into MARNLKIKAARAEKDMTQKALAEAVGISRQTMNAIEQGEFNPTIRLCRAICRVLGKSLDDLFGEENEDEA; encoded by the coding sequence ATCGCACGCAACCTGAAAATCAAAGCAGCCCGGGCTGAAAAGGATATGACGCAAAAGGCCCTTGCGGAGGCTGTCGGTATTTCCCGCCAGACAATGAACGCGATTGAACAGGGGGAATTTAATCCGACCATCCGTCTCTGCCGCGCAATCTGCCGTGTCCTTGGGAAGAGTCTTGACGATTTATTCGGAGAGGAGAATGAAGATGAAGCATAA
- the scfA gene encoding six-cysteine ranthipeptide SCIFF, producing MKHIKTLNTRNLCESAKKGGCGECQTSCQSACKTSCGIANQQCENKKSAK from the coding sequence ATGAAACATATTAAGACTCTGAATACCCGTAATCTGTGTGAAAGCGCCAAGAAGGGCGGCTGCGGCGAATGCCAGACGTCCTGCCAGTCCGCCTGCAAGACCAGCTGCGGTATTGCCAATCAGCAGTGCGAGAACAAGAAGAGCGCGAAGTAA
- the scfB gene encoding thioether cross-link-forming SCIFF peptide maturase, with protein sequence MIHRYHLDDWYIVIDTCSGSVHVVDEIAYEIIGCYEEKSREQIVAEMAARFGEDPAEIGECWDQITALKEQGTLFSPDVFEPMAGELKQKTAGVVKALCLHVAHTCNLNCAYCFASQGKYHGDRAVMSYEVGKQALDFLVAHSGTRRNLEVDFFGGEPLMNFDVVKQLVAYARSIEKEKNKNFRFTLTTNGMLIDDDVIDFANREMSNVVLSLDGRKEIHDRCRVDYAGNGSWDRIVPKFQKLVKAREGKNYYMRGTFTHANPDFLKDIQTMLDLGFTELSMEPVVCAENDPAALTQEDLPIVLQQYEDLARLMLQRKREGRPFTFYHYMLDLSGGPCIYKRISGCGSGTEYMAVTPWGDLYPCHQFVGEEAFRLGDVWQGVTNTAVQQEFASCNVYAREECRDCWAKLYCSGGCAANAYHATGSVRGVYKYGCELFRKRMECAIMLQAALQADAEEQQDGNADL encoded by the coding sequence ATGATTCATCGTTATCATCTGGACGACTGGTATATCGTCATTGACACCTGCTCCGGGTCTGTGCATGTGGTGGATGAGATCGCCTATGAGATCATCGGCTGCTATGAGGAGAAATCCCGGGAGCAGATCGTTGCGGAAATGGCCGCCCGTTTCGGGGAGGATCCCGCGGAAATCGGGGAGTGCTGGGATCAGATTACCGCCCTGAAGGAACAGGGAACCCTGTTCTCTCCGGACGTGTTTGAGCCCATGGCCGGAGAGCTGAAGCAGAAGACCGCCGGCGTGGTCAAGGCCCTGTGCCTTCATGTCGCGCACACCTGCAACCTGAACTGTGCCTACTGCTTTGCCAGCCAGGGCAAGTATCACGGGGATCGGGCCGTCATGTCCTACGAGGTGGGCAAACAGGCCCTGGATTTCCTTGTGGCCCATTCCGGCACCCGCCGCAACCTGGAAGTGGACTTCTTCGGCGGCGAACCGCTGATGAATTTTGACGTGGTGAAGCAGCTGGTGGCCTATGCCCGCAGCATCGAGAAGGAAAAGAACAAGAATTTCCGCTTCACCCTGACGACCAACGGTATGCTGATTGATGATGATGTCATCGACTTTGCCAACCGGGAAATGAGCAATGTGGTGCTCAGCCTGGACGGACGGAAGGAAATCCATGACCGCTGCCGGGTGGACTATGCCGGAAACGGCAGCTGGGACCGGATTGTGCCGAAGTTCCAGAAGCTGGTCAAAGCCCGGGAAGGCAAGAATTACTATATGCGGGGGACCTTTACCCACGCGAATCCGGATTTCCTCAAGGATATCCAGACCATGCTGGATCTGGGCTTCACGGAGCTGAGCATGGAACCCGTGGTCTGCGCGGAGAATGATCCCGCTGCCCTGACGCAGGAGGACCTGCCCATCGTGCTGCAGCAGTACGAGGACCTGGCCCGGCTGATGCTTCAGCGGAAACGGGAAGGAAGGCCCTTTACTTTCTATCACTACATGCTGGATCTTTCCGGCGGCCCGTGCATCTACAAGCGGATCTCCGGCTGCGGATCCGGTACGGAATACATGGCAGTGACCCCCTGGGGCGATCTGTATCCCTGCCATCAGTTTGTCGGAGAGGAAGCCTTCCGCCTGGGCGACGTCTGGCAGGGCGTGACCAACACCGCGGTTCAGCAGGAGTTCGCCTCCTGCAACGTCTATGCCCGGGAAGAGTGCCGGGACTGCTGGGCCAAGCTTTACTGCTCCGGAGGCTGCGCGGCCAACGCGTATCACGCGACCGGTTCAGTCCGGGGTGTGTACAAATACGGCTGCGAGCTGTTCCGCAAGCGGATGGAGTGCGCGATCATGCTGCAGGCTGCCTTGCAGGCAGATGCTGAGGAACAACAGGATGGAAACGCCGATCTGTGA
- a CDS encoding PLP-dependent transferase yields the protein METPICDFVREYAESDPVRMHMPGHKGKPLTGPEAFDLTEIGGADVLYRSEGIIRRSEENAAALFGTARTVYSAEGSSLCIRGMLYLALLSAKKKGIPARLLAGRNAHHTLMTAAALLDLDVDWLLPAPGEDLLSCAVSAETLDRELDQKQYMAVYLTSPDYLGRQVDLRAAAEVCHRHGVPLLVDNAHGAYLKFLPEDCHPITLGADACCDSAHKTLSCLTGAAYLHLSANAPEEWADQAEQAMSLFASTSPSWLILQSLDRMNRELAGDYPVRLRRMTEKLKELKKTLCEEGWTLAGDEPLKLTLCTADRGYTGEELHDMLRDHGIECEFADREYLVMMPSADTPEGDLERLLSALRGILQRKHIKEKPPELPVPEKVLSIREAMFSPRETLPVNLAVGRLLADACVSCPPAVPVIIAGERITEQAAECMRYYNITECDVVVNS from the coding sequence ATGGAAACGCCGATCTGTGATTTTGTCCGGGAGTACGCGGAATCCGATCCCGTGCGCATGCATATGCCGGGACACAAGGGAAAGCCGCTGACCGGACCGGAGGCCTTCGACCTGACGGAGATCGGAGGAGCGGACGTGCTGTACCGCTCCGAGGGGATCATCCGCCGGAGCGAGGAGAATGCCGCCGCCCTGTTCGGAACTGCCCGTACGGTTTATTCCGCGGAGGGTTCTTCCCTGTGTATCCGGGGGATGCTGTACCTGGCGCTGCTTTCCGCAAAGAAAAAGGGGATTCCCGCACGGCTGCTGGCCGGGCGGAATGCCCATCATACCCTGATGACTGCCGCGGCGCTGCTGGACCTGGATGTGGACTGGCTGCTGCCCGCGCCGGGAGAGGATCTGCTTTCCTGTGCCGTTTCCGCGGAGACGCTGGACCGGGAACTGGATCAGAAACAGTATATGGCGGTTTACTTGACTTCTCCGGATTACCTGGGGAGACAGGTGGATCTGCGGGCTGCCGCGGAGGTCTGTCACCGCCACGGAGTGCCGCTGCTGGTGGACAATGCCCACGGCGCTTACCTGAAATTCCTGCCGGAGGACTGCCATCCGATCACCCTCGGGGCGGATGCCTGCTGTGATTCGGCTCATAAAACCCTGTCCTGCCTGACGGGCGCAGCCTATCTGCACCTGTCCGCGAACGCACCGGAAGAATGGGCGGATCAGGCGGAGCAGGCGATGTCCCTGTTCGCCTCCACAAGCCCCTCGTGGCTGATCCTGCAGTCCCTGGACCGGATGAACCGGGAGCTTGCCGGGGATTATCCGGTGCGCCTGCGCCGGATGACGGAAAAACTGAAGGAACTCAAAAAGACCCTCTGTGAGGAGGGCTGGACGCTTGCCGGGGATGAACCGCTGAAGCTGACTTTATGTACGGCTGACCGGGGATATACCGGAGAAGAACTGCATGACATGCTGCGGGATCACGGCATTGAATGTGAGTTTGCCGACAGGGAATACCTGGTGATGATGCCTTCCGCGGACACGCCGGAGGGAGACCTGGAACGGCTGCTTTCAGCCCTGCGGGGCATTCTGCAGAGGAAGCATATAAAGGAAAAACCGCCGGAACTGCCGGTGCCGGAAAAGGTCCTGTCGATCCGGGAGGCCATGTTCTCTCCGCGGGAGACGCTGCCGGTAAACCTGGCTGTCGGCCGCTTGCTTGCGGATGCCTGCGTCAGCTGTCCGCCGGCGGTTCCGGTGATCATCGCGGGAGAAAGAATCACGGAGCAGGCCGCGGAATGCATGAGGTACTACAACATCACAGAATGTGATGTTGTAGTCAATTCATAA